Proteins encoded together in one Benincasa hispida cultivar B227 chromosome 1, ASM972705v1, whole genome shotgun sequence window:
- the LOC120089692 gene encoding transcription factor MYB14-like, translating into MVRAPCCEKLGLKKGPWTTEEDEILISYINKHGHSNWRALPKLAGLLRCGKSCRLRWINYLRPDIKRGNFTPEEQNTVLHLHEKLGNRWSAIAAQLPGRTDNEIKNFWHTHLKKRVVNKQGHVYEKQKSADDSVIVEQPKSKPQKLDCSNHYEFPSYSFDLSPFIDSPTGYKEIENEQHVEVFEAFHQTCGGHWPEEPSAENFNGPVFNSSVVNDEEQHQPPFRAMDSVEFGCYYNNGAKMDDSMEFWYRVFVKAGGSPNGPAF; encoded by the exons atggtGAGAGCTCCTTGTTGTGAGAAATTAGGACTCAAAAAAGGGCCATGGACAactgaagaagatgaaattttGATCTCTTATATCAATAAACATGGTCATAGCAACTGGCGTGCTCTTCCAAAGCTTGCTG GCCTTTTGCGATGTGGGAAGAGTTGCAGACTTCGATGGATAAACTACTTGAGGCCTGATATTAAAAGAGGAAATTTCACTCCAGAGGAACAGAATACCGTTCTTCACCTCCATGAAAAACTTGGGAATAG ATGGTCAGCCATTGCGGCGCAATTACCGGGGCGAACGGATAACGAAATCAAGAACTTTTGGCACACCCATTTGAAGAAACGGGTCGTGAACAAACAAGGCCATGTTTATGAAAAACAGAAGTCAGCCGACGATTCTGTCATTGTTGAACAACCCAAATCCAAACCCCAGAAGCTGGATTGCTCTAACCATTATGAATTCCCATCTTATTCCTTCGATCTTTCACCATTTATAGATTCTCCAACCGGCTACAAAGAAATCGAGAACGAACAACACGTTGAAGTCTTTGAAGCATTTCATCAAACATGTGGTGGGCATTGGCCAGAGGAGCCGTCGGCTGAGAATTTCAATGGGCCAGTATTCAACTCGTCGGTAGTCAATGATGAGGAACAACACCAACCGCCGTTCAGAGCCATGGATTCAGTTGAATTTGGGTGTTATTACAACAATGGCGCTAAAATGGACGATAGTATGGAGTTTTGGTATAGGGTTTTCGTTAAAGCTGGTGGGTCGCCAAATGGCCctgcattttaa